GCGCAGCTGCTGGCGCTGGCGCACGCGTACCGGGTGGGGTGGCTGaagcgggcggcggaggcggccgtgTCGGCGCGCCTCACGCCGGAGCGCGCCGTGGACATGCTGAAGCTGGCGAGGCTCTGCGACGCGCCGCGGCTGTACATGCGGTGCGCGCGCCTCGCGGCCAAGGAGTTCGCGGCCGTGGAGCAGTCCGACGGTTGGCGCTTCGCGCGGCGCCACGACGccgcgctcgagctcgagctcCTCACGCTCCTGGAGGACGCCGACCAGCGGAGCGAGCGTTGGGCGCGCGAGAGGGCCGCGCAGGAGGCGTGCCGGCAGCTCGGCGAGGCCATGGCCTCCCTCGAGCACATCTTCCCCGGCGAGTCCGGCGCCAAGGCCGCCTGCGCGGACGCGGACGCGCCGTGCGCGAGGGCGGGGTGCACGTGCCGGGGCCTTCAGGTCCTGATGCGGCACTTCGCGACGTGCCCGAAAAAGATGGCGCCCGGCGGGTGCGCGCGGTGCAAGCGCATGCTGCAGCTGTTCCGGCTCCACGCCTCCGTCTGCGACCGGCCGGACCGGGCCTGCCGCGTGCCGCTGTGCAGGTGAGAAAACGCATTTTGAAAAAACACACTTTCCATCAAACGTTGGCGCTTTCGGCAAACGCACGGTAGATCGGCAGCCAAGAACCAGGCTGGCGAGATCGGTGCCCGGCGCCCTTTCCGGGAAAGGAAATCGGTTCGTACTTCATCACAATATACAAGGAAATTGGACGTACGTGCTAGCTTTCGTCCTCTTGCATGAAAGCgacttggacggccatggcaacgCCGCCAATAGAGCGCCATGCAAACGCACATGACGGATCTGACGCATGCCTAATAGCTGTTTTTTTACGTCTGGTGACGAAGTGAGATCTAACGTTTCACCGTGGTTGGCTGATTTTTGCAGCCATTTCAAGGCCAAGGCGCAGACGGGGAAGGCGGACAAGACGTGGCGGCTTCTGGTGAAGAAGGTGACGAGGGCGAAGGTGATGTCCTCCCTGGCCGAGAGGAAGGTGGTGCCGGAGGTCGTGGCCGAGTCATGGGCGAGATACAACCGTAGAGGAGCCAAGTTGAGATGAGAAGATTCATTTCTCTAATTCTCTTGTCTTGGTCGTGTAGTTTAACCCTTGTCGTTAGCAACGAGGTGTTGTGAGCTCAGGTTGTACTATCTATCGTCTAGTAGTTCTAGCTAGTGATAGTCTACTTAGCACATGTCACTTATGACTTGCGATGGTTaaactttttcttttcctttgcgATGGTTAAACTATAGTGTTTACCGCGCATCCATGCTGCTCTGTTCCGGTCTCATGCGCCACGGTTACCATGCGTCGGAACTGGTCCAGTACGATCCGCCGACATGCCCGACCCCACGGTGCAGTGAGTGCGGCCAGCGATTCTTCGGCTCACCCAACAGGCAAGTCACCAGAATATGCTCGCTGTTACTCTTTGTTAGCAGGAATCATGCAACGTGACTCCTACTCGCAGTTACTCTTTTGTCTGGCCCATGCATCCAAAATATGCTCGTCTCGGTGTAGGACTACCTGCTGCTGCTGTAACCTGTAAGCCTGTAGCCGTGCCATTGCCGCAGCTTGTACAAGGGTTGGCCGATCTAGTGAAACCTCCCGTCATCAAGAGGAGAGGGAGCTAGACAAAAAAAAAGGAGAGGGAGCCAACTGGAGTCCAGAATACACACACATGTCAGAGAGACAGCTCCACCGTCCGGGTCCGTTTCTCCCAGCCAGATCCGGAGAATCAGCGTGTGCGGATCCGCCGAGGTGCGTGCGTGCGTTCATTCGCAATTTCGCATGTAAAGCTTTCATCTCCTTACGCTGCCTGCTGGTGTCAACATCTGCGGGGAAAGAAGAGCCTGACGGTGCTCCTGGCTCGCGTCCCCACATGTACTACACGCACGTGTACGGTGAACATAGTACTACATAGAACAACGCCGCACGTCGACGGGGCCAGGTTTAAGGAGCACCGCCCGCTCGCTCTACCCTACATACAGCCATACAGGAGAAAACAACAAATTGATTGCCTCGGCGGGGACGCGCACGAAAGCGAGATGCGTTCACCAGCATGACGAAGAGGTGGCACCACACCGCCATTTCGTCGCGACCTGTTCACCTCAGCATCACGATCGACCCCTCGAATGAACACGAGAAATACAAGAGCGCACAGATACAGATAGCCAGCGACAGAGACTTGGCTTCAGCTTGGAAAATATCATCGACCCAAGAAGGGAACATTGCCATGCCGTTGATAGTGTGGTACTGCACCACCCTGTCCTCTTCATCACCGCGAAGTACTCCAACAACGACGTACACGGTGCACCGAACGTCTGGGAGGAGTCGTGATCGTGCTAAGGTCGGCTATTTTCGCTGCAGGTAACCAACGGTCCAGTATATCGCGCGCGCACCCCACCTTGGTCGATCGATCAGGTGGTAACCGGTGCAGGTTGGCGCGCAGCTCTAGTTTCATGCTGTAAGAGGACGACGTCTTGTTTTCGGTCGCCGTCTGGGGGCTGGCTGGGGCCGCCAGCGTGCAGCGGTTGGCAACAGCAGGTCTATTGCCCGCCGTTCGTACTAATGTGACGCACCCCTGGCTTGATGCGCTCACCGTGATCTCGTGACGCGCACTAAAGCTGAGATCGTACGGTCTGTCTACTTATTCCAATCACGCGATGGGCTATCAGACTGTCATCTTCTCTACACTCACTTGCAGTTCAGAATTCTGTCAACGACGAGATTTACTACTTTCTTGCATATTCATAAGTCGTCAAATGCCGAGTAGGCACAAATTCCCCCAATTACTTCTCTGTTGCAATTGACATCAACTAAACAAATGAAATGAAATGGAAATTCCACTACAAAACAGTCCAACTTTACTCATCAGACACAAGAGCTCACTTTACTGCTACTGCATACTCTCCTTACACATGCTGCCACTCCGATACATACCCAATCTCCGTCAAAAAATAATGTGACGGAAGCCGTTATAAACAAACTATAACTTGGCCAAGCAATGATCGATGCTAGCTAAGTAACTACTCAAGTGGTACAGCAATGTTCTCCTACGTACATCATTCCTAGCTTACCGGTTACAAAAGAGAGATTGCTGGTCAGCTTATACACATCACCGACTGCCAAGGCGAAATGGAGGCCAGAAGAACAGCAATGACATATTACCGCTACTTCATCAAATGGGATTGAAGGCTATCTTACGACGCGCTGCGGAACGTGAGCCGAAAGAACTGCACACAACAGGCGGGAAGGAGTCAACACTAGCAATTACTATACGAGTAAATTTGTTGGCAAAAAAATCTATCAACTGGATGTTACCTTCAGATATGTTGAAGGACAGCTTCTGTGCAAAAATTTCTCTGGGGTTTAATGCTTTATTGGATAGTAAGATGTTATCCAAGTTTTCCTTTCTGCAAATTGAACATGAAGACTCTCATTAATAGGCTCAAGCTAATACGCAATACCAAGCGAAATGGAACCCCCAAAAAACATTTTTATATATTCAAAAGAAAAGTTAGCAAATGGTAGTATGCCATTTATTCAAGGACCACAGTGGAAAATACTTTCAGTTTGCTGTTCACATTGAAATGTTTATCAGTATTAAAACAGAGAGTCCTGCTGTCAGTTGTGTGCAAAATTCCCTAGTCAGTTCACGTACCGAGCCCAACAAGGAACAAATTTCCTTCTGCGCCTTGCTTCTTGTACATGTTCGTCGtaatcatcctcatcctcatcatcagaaTCTTTATACGGAGTCATTGTGTAGGACTGGCAAGAGTTTCATTAACATCAGAGCAGAGGATTCAAAAATTAGAGTGGTTGCTGATACTAGAGTGAAacaatgaaaagcactacaaactGATACTAATGTCAAACGAGAAATCAAACAGCTCAGGTTGACAACCTATTTTTGCTTTGTCCCAACTGTGATGACGCTACATATGTTTGTGTGTTCTAACAATTTTGCCGCATTCTAAGAATTATTGCCCCAAATGGAGAGAAAAATATTTAGGGTGCCGTTACTCATGTCTTCCAAAGTCTTCTCTTAGCATGTTAATAACAAACTGATGAGCATGCATTATGGAGTAGAAGCCACTATCATGTGACCATTCCAAAAGAACTTCCATTAGTATATCTGTATACAAGTATATTGACTACTAATAATTGTTTATTATTTGCAGACATGTAACATAACAGCCATGTCAATATCAAAGATGAATTAGTACCAACATATGCAGATTTACAGACGACAACATTCTGCATGATGAAGTTAAATAAAAAGGCATACCTCGAGACTGTTCAGGATATTTTCCTTAGCATCAGATCCAAAACTTGCATTCCTGTCATCTACTGCAACACCTTTCTCGTCCTTACTTTCATTGGCCTTGTATCGAAGGGCATGTTCGGTAGTCTCATCAGGTTTAACTTGGTTTTTGCCTACATCAACCAAATTCTTCCTTGGCTCCATATTATCCTGCCATGATATTAATTAAATATCAAAAAACAAACCCCCCCTCTGTTCGAGTATATATCACATACATTTTGAAAGCCCTACGTATATCTAATATTACAAATTCCATATGATCAACCAGAGAATTTTTCCACTCAAATTACAAAAAAAAATATATTTCNNNNNNNNNNNNNNNNNNNNNNNNNNNNNNNNNNNNNNNNNNNNNNNNNNNNNNNNNNNNNNNNNNNNNNNNNNNNNNNNNNNNNNNNNNNNNNNNNNNNNNNNNNNNNNNNNNNNNNNNNNNNNNNNNNNNNNNNNNNNNNNNNNNNNNNNNNNNNNNNNNNNNNNNNNNNNNNNNNNNNNNNNNNNNNNNNNNNNNNNNNNNNNNNNNNNNNNNNNNNNNNNNNNNNNNNNNNNNNNNNNNNNNNNNNNNNNNNNNNNNATATAGGGAAAATGCATCCTACCACTAGGTGGTACTTATCTCCATCTCATCCACCGTGCATTTATTCCAAGATTCATGCAACCTCATTACCCTTTTGGAGCGCATGAAGTAAGCGGGTTCAATAAAAAATCTAACCCGCAAGGGCGAACTACTCAGACTCTTTCTCTCTGGATGCACGGATGTTTCTTGATTCAGAGTTCTGGCCATGCCGTCGCCATAGATCAGAGACAAACTGATTGTCGGCGTCACATTACTCGGCACCATTTGCCGTCGGCGCTGGCGGCTACGTTGTTAACACTCCAGGTCTGTGCTACGCGCGTCTACTACTAGGCATGCATCGAAAAGCATATATGCATGAAACTATGCACTTGAGTTTTCTTTCTACTACATGTTCCAATGATACATCGCTTCACTTTGAGGTTTGAACTCTCATCTGGTTCATGTAGATCAAAAGGCTATGATGCCAGGTTAATCCGACGCAGTGACTGCACCGGTGACAGCAGCGGATACTACCAGGAAGGCATGAAAAAAATATCTAATTAACAAAGTACATACATAAAGAAGATATGGTGCATGGTGGATCATGATTTGCTGATGATAACGACCTTGCAAGCATGATACGCCATACTACTTTTTCCACATACTCCATACTTCTTTTTCACATAATATACTTAAGTTAAATACACCATACTATTGTCTTGTATATACTTCATACTACGTACTTCCCTTTTACAATACTTTATTCCTTTTTTTGTGTGGCACAACGACTAACTTTACTTGGCCTCAATGTGCATATCACCTTCTATAAGAATTACAGGAATATATATTCTACACATGTTTAAAAAAAGAACATATATTCTGCACTACTTGCCCGCGAAAAACAGCTCCATACTACCTTATCATACTCTATACTACCCTATCAAAAGTGATGTGTACGTGCATACTACCCTATTTAAACAAAGTAAAATATAAAAATTATATAAGTTGCTCCATCTAGACAAAAAAAACCAGTAGAAGGTTGAACTAGCACATACATTTGTTATTAGATTAAATCACATGATATATATATGTAGCTTATACTCACAGAAGCTTTTTGACGAGCATCTTTTTCATCCTTCGTGCCTCGATGTCTATCCATAGGCTGCTTCTGTTGCTTTCGAGCTTCATCCATGCATTTTCTTCTTTTCATCgtttccctcttttccccttcttcTCTCTGCCGCTTCTTAGCGGCCGCATCAACTTCTCGTCTCTTCTTTTGTTCCTCTtcaagtttttgtttttgttccttctCTTGCTTCAGTCTTTCACGCTCTGCTTTTGCAGCCGCTTTGCGCTTTTCTTGCTCCTTTTGTTTCTTCTCTTCAAGACGTTTTGCAGCTTCAGCAGCCTTGAGTGCCTTCACCTTAACATCTTTTTTAACTGCAACACAGCAACCCCATTTGTAGAGGCCATTTATGAGCACCATCTAACAGTTTCTATAAACATCATTAGTGGATTTAGCATGTAGTTCGAAATAAATAATACAATTAAACAAATAAAACTTACCGCACACTGTTGTAGATTGCAACTTTTGTTTTACAAGAGGTACAAAAGATGTCACATTGGCAACAATATTGCTAGGCTTAGATTGTCTGTCAACATTTGCTTCACTCCTGTGTCTTCCATTTTTGCTATTGAGTAGTTCTGCCGTGCCTTGTTTGTCAACATTTGCTTCACTCCTGTGTCTTCCATTTCTGCCATTGATTATTTCTGTCGTGCCTTGCTTGTCAATATTTGCTTCACTCCTGTGTCTTCCACTTCTGCTTTTGGTTATTTCTTTCGTACCTGATCTGTCATGAAGAGAACGGGATACTTTTCCTTCTCTCTTAACTGAAGTAGGGTGATTGTATCTTGGCTTAATGCTATCATTTCTGATATTTGAATGATGAGTGAGCTCACTACTGACAGATTCTGCACTCAAGTCTATGTTACCTTTATCCATGCTTCTCATCGAATGAGACGGAGAATTTCCATTGTTTTGCCACAATCCAGTAATATCCTGAAGTGCTGTTCCCCCAGATTGTCGCTGGCATGAGCAATTCACATCTACAGATCCAGGAGCCATGTCTTGGTACTCATCTTCTTCCGGAATGCTGTTGTCTTCATCAATTCGGAAGACTTCAAGTTCAGGAATAGAACCCATATGTTCTGAACCAGATCCAGATCTTAATGAAAGTTTCTGGCTATACTTTTCAACAGATGGAGTCAAAGGAGTTTCATTGATTTCTTGTCTGCTGCTAGCATTTGAAGAGCAAGAGGCTACACCATCAGAAATAAAAAACGAATCAAGTCCACATCCGAAGGAGTCCATACCGCTGTGACTGTTACTAGCACTGTATTGTAGATCATCAGAGAGGGGACAGTTTCTGGGTTTCCCAGACATAGTGGTTGTCAATAGC
This region of Triticum aestivum cultivar Chinese Spring chromosome 2D, IWGSC CS RefSeq v2.1, whole genome shotgun sequence genomic DNA includes:
- the LOC123053669 gene encoding BTB/POZ and TAZ domain-containing protein 2 isoform X2, producing MTICAGFDSYRASPADMRVVTSDGQSIAAHSYVLASASPVLERMIDRAQRGWGAECTIPVLGVSFDAVHAFIHFLYSPKSRVVPAEEEAVGANWAQLLALAHAYRVGWLKRAAEAAVSARLTPERAVDMLKLARLCDAPRLYMRCARLAAKEFAAVEQSDGWRFARRHDAALELELLTLLEDADQRSERWARERAAQEACRQLGEAMASLEHIFPGESGAKAACADADAPCARAGCTCRGLQVLMRHFATCPKKMAPGGCARCKRMLQLFRLHASVCDRPDRACRVPLCSHFKAKAQTGKADKTWRLLVKKVTRAKVMSSLAERKVVPEVVAESWARYNRRGAKLR
- the LOC123053669 gene encoding BTB/POZ and TAZ domain-containing protein 2 isoform X1 produces the protein MTICAGFDSYRASPADMRVVTSDGQSIAAHSYVLVSHSAACLIYAADLALCVVVESLANSKSGGGMQASASPVLERMIDRAQRGWGAECTIPVLGVSFDAVHAFIHFLYSPKSRVVPAEEEAVGANWAQLLALAHAYRVGWLKRAAEAAVSARLTPERAVDMLKLARLCDAPRLYMRCARLAAKEFAAVEQSDGWRFARRHDAALELELLTLLEDADQRSERWARERAAQEACRQLGEAMASLEHIFPGESGAKAACADADAPCARAGCTCRGLQVLMRHFATCPKKMAPGGCARCKRMLQLFRLHASVCDRPDRACRVPLCSHFKAKAQTGKADKTWRLLVKKVTRAKVMSSLAERKVVPEVVAESWARYNRRGAKLR